DNA sequence from the Alkaliphilus metalliredigens QYMF genome:
TGACTGTGTATCGTACCGATGAGGCAGGAACAATTGTGGCGACATCAGATGGACGTGAGATTAGCTTTGATACAGTTCCTTCTATTCAAGGAGCAGGAAGACAACGTAACAGTGAATTGGGTGGAAACATAGATATTAAAGAGTGGCTTCTAGATGGAATCTTAAATAAGATATTTGATTAATCAATGGGGGTGAATCATATGAAAGTGATTATAGATCGTTTTGAAGGAAAATACGTTGTTGTGGAGCTTTTGGATCAAACAATGGTAGATATGCCTATTCAATTAGTTCCCTTAAATGCAAAAGAAGGGGATGTACTTGAAATAAAAGTAGATTCAGAAGAAACCAAAAGAAGAAAAGCAAGGATTACAAAGCTTATGGATGAACTATGGGATAAATAGCAAGGTTAAAAAGTACATTGTGATTAAATGATTAAAAAAACGTAGATAGGGAATGCTGAATATAAAATGAGACTTAATCTAGGGGGAGTCATCCATAATTATCCAACAATTTAAATGAGAAATTAGCACTATTTTGGAGGAAACTAGCAGGAAAACAAGAAAAAATGTTGAATAACTCATGATAGAAAACTATTTTGGAGGGTGTTTCAATATGCCAATATTTTTTAAGTTGAGTATCACGGTTTTTTTACTGGTTGGGATTCTAAAACCCCAAATAGCTTGGCAAT
Encoded proteins:
- a CDS encoding DUF3006 domain-containing protein — encoded protein: MKVIIDRFEGKYVVVELLDQTMVDMPIQLVPLNAKEGDVLEIKVDSEETKRRKARITKLMDELWDK